The Odocoileus virginianus isolate 20LAN1187 ecotype Illinois chromosome 3, Ovbor_1.2, whole genome shotgun sequence genome includes a window with the following:
- the C3H5orf46 gene encoding uncharacterized protein C5orf46 homolog, protein MAVSVLRLTIVWGLLVLILTCQADDKPEGKPDEQPHDSGNNSEPEFPKFLNLLGSEIIENAVDFILRSLRRST, encoded by the exons ATGGCTGTCTCAGTGCTTCGGCTGACAATTGTCTGGGGACTGCTTGTCTTAATCCTGACTTGCCAGGCTG atgacAAACCAGAGGGCAAGCCAGATGAGCAGCCACATGACTCAGGCAATAATTCAGAGCCAGAGTTCCCAAAATTCCTAAACCTTTTGGGCTCGGAGATTATTGAGAATGCGGTGGACTTCATCCTCCGCTCCTTAAGGAGGAGCACGTAA